In one Cervus canadensis isolate Bull #8, Minnesota chromosome 22, ASM1932006v1, whole genome shotgun sequence genomic region, the following are encoded:
- the CCR3 gene encoding C-C chemokine receptor type 3 encodes MVTSVDGIETVGEVAGTTPYDYEGALPCEKSNVKELGAQFLPPLYSLVFMIGLLGNVVVVVILTKYKRLRIMTNIYLLNLAISDVLFLFTLPFWIHYVRWNEWVFGHAMCKLLSGLYYMGLYSEIFFIILLTIDRYLAIVHAVFALRARTVTFGIVTSIFTWGLAVLAALPEFFFHESQEEAGQTICSPLYPEDNENAWKRFHALRMNILGLALPLLVMAICYSGIIKTLLRCPSKKKYKAIRLIFVIMVVFFIFWTPYNLVVLLSAFQMHLEADCEQSRQLDLAMLVTEVIAYTHCCVNPVIYAFVGERFRKHLRHFFYRHVATYLGKFMPFLPSENLERASSVSPSTGEQELSAVF; translated from the coding sequence ATGGTGACCTCAGTTGATGGGATTGAAACCGTGGGTGAAGTTGCTGGGACCACACCCTACGACTATGAGGGGGCACTGCCATGCGAGAAAAGCAATGTCAAGGAGCTGGGGGCCCAGTTCCTGCCCCCACTGTATTCCCTGGTGTTCATGATTGGTTTGCTGGGCAatgtagtggtggtggtgatccTCACAAAATACAAGAGGCTCCGTATTATGACCAACATCTACCTGCTCAACTTGGCCATTTCTGATGTGCTCTTCCTATTCACGCTGCCATTCTGGATTCACTATGTTAGGTGGAACGAGTGGGTTTTTGGTCACGCCATGTGTAAGTTGCTCTCTGGGCTCTATTACATGGGACTGTACAGTGAGATCTTCTTCATCATCCTCTTGACCATAGACCGGTACCTGGCCATCGTCCACGCCGTGTTTGCCCTTCGAGCCCGTACAGTCACTTTTGGTATCGTCACTAGCATCTTCACCTGGGGCCTGGCAGTGCTAGCAGCCCTCcctgaatttttctttcatgagTCCCAAGAGGAGGCTGGACAGACTATCTGCAGTCCTCTTTACCCAGAGGATAATGAAAATGCCTGGAAGCGTTTCCATGCTCTGAGAATGAATATCCTGGGTCTCGCGCTGCCTCTGCTCGTTATGGCCATCTGCTATTCAGGAATCATTAAAACACTGCTGAGATGccccagtaaaaaaaaatacaaagccaTCCGGCTCATTTTTGTCATTATGGtggtcttctttattttctggacACCCTACAATCTGGTTGTCCTACTCTCTGCTTTTCAAATGCACTTGGAGGCCGACTGTGAACAGAGCAGACAGCTGGACCTGGCCATGCTGGTGACAGAGGTGATCGCCTACACGCACTGCTGTGTCAACCCCGTGATCTACGCCTTCGTTGGCGAGAGGTTCCGTAAGCACCTCCGCCACTTCTTCTACAGGCACGTGGCCACCTACCTGGGCAAATTCATGCCATTTCTTCCCAGCGAGAACCTGGAAAGAGCCAGCTCTGTCTCCCCATCAACAGGGGAGCAGGAACTCTCTGCTGTATTCTAG